gcAACAAGAaagatttaagtatatattatgttatatgaGATTGTAGTTAATTCGTGATGAAAACAATAAACTATCATTTCTCATCtataattttctcattatataaagattttgctattttaaaatgtaaactaataaaattaaacaaattagcaaacaatattattgattaaagtataattttaaaattatgactcCATGGTACAGAAAGTTGCAATTTACCAACTACTTAATCAGACAGTTGCATCTCAACCtagttaaagaaatgaaaaaaaatagaaaactaatttcttactcttatttcttttataaaaaaaaaaatttttttaacgcaGAGTTTACATCAGAATGAAAAACCAACATCTATAAACTGAGAGGTATGTAGAATTTTATCAaagcctattttttttaatgttttgtttaatatatatacttttaccaGTTATAATATGCGATAGCCTACTTAAACAAGTCTGATggtcaaagtattattttttttatcaacatcttAGACATAAGTATTTGAATGAGGAACTGAAATCCTCAGTGAAAAAATATCGGTCCTTTGCCAGCAACTTAACTCAAGTTTAGCTGACTTAGAAGCCAGCACTATCAGCATATCAAATGGCTGGCTACGCACTGAGTGATGCATTTGCTATCAGTCATGTGCGTCAGGTTGGGCATGGAATGAATCAaggtaattaattcattaattccatttttcatttgtattatgGAAGAGTTTCTAATCATTGtatcatattaaaactttatataaaaaattaccttgaAATGTATTAATCGGacagaaaattttatgttgttcCTTTTGCACTCATAGAAATTTAGCATAAATCAAACTATTACAAAGTTATTCATAAGTTTATGTATTTTGATTCTTGTTAtacaatctgttaattttttactttaaactaaGATTACTTCCATCAAAAGTAGTGAATACATTTATTCCTAATAGAAAGTTATTCCATATCACAATTGAAAgtgcaaactaaaaaaaaaattattttcacatttaaaataatacagtttctttccagtattgtaattaatatttgggCTAACATTAAAATGTTGCATTGAGAAATATTTTGGCTGCAAGTAGTTTTATACATCTACTAATCAAAGAGGATTACATCTTTCTTTTGCAGTTGACAATTCTGATCAGTGTTGATGTTGTTTTAAGTATATAgcttcataaattacaaaatcagaaaaaaacacttctcttttttttgagaataagtttttttttcattaagtagaTCTTACTGAAATTTACTGCTACTGTTCAGTGaactcatttttttgttatttaaaaggtACAGAAAGAATTTGTTGTTTATGCTACTCtataacttaaatgaaatatttttcggtttctttcaaaaactattaaacgTATTAGCCAAAAACTATTTAACTTTTACTGTGTATTATGTCAAAGTTTGCAATTAACAAAATACTACCCAGCACAAAATGATTGTGCTACATATATCTGCTAAATActtgattattttctaaaatattgacTAACTGTGGGAAAACAATGAACAAAGTTCAATAACATTAATTTGCAGAACTTTTTTCTACAAATGTTTGagagatttaataaaacaattcaatcCATCATCTACTGGTAACTCTAAGGATATTAAAATTCAATCTAGTTAAAGTAACTTTATCATCATGCTTTCCCTCTAAACACTTTGTATGGGAAATGCataaaattgtgattattataaagggattcaaattttaatatagttaagtttatcaaatttattataaaaataaattattgtaaatttatttagaacaGCAAATTTTTTCTGTaccttttaaataacaaaaacatgaaTTCAACAGTAGCAGCAGATTTCAGTAAGACctacttaatgaaaaatacagcAATTTTAATACTGATAGACATAAGCTACTGCCATCTTAACAATAAACACTTATGTAGTTTTTGTTGGATCATCCAAACTTGTCTACAAAAACATTGGGAGCAACTGTCTAGGGAAGAACAAGCTGGCTTTCGCCAAAATAGAGGCGGCTGCTGCGATCACATTTTCATTCTCAAACAAATGTTGGAAAACAGAATACACAGCAGGAAGCAAACAGTCATTGTACTCATAGATTTAATGGTGACATTTAACAGCATCTAGTCAGTCccgacttcatttcctctttgtttgtaatatcaaaatgtttctttctataaatgtaaacaaacttgttattttgttactgccATGGTTACCAGTTGTttgtaattaatatgttaataagcattattaaaattagtatttctttatttatcaaaCAACACACATCACGACACAGTAACACTTATACAAACAAAGGTTAATAAAGAATTTCCTCAAAATATGGCTACTTGTATATTCAGTGGATACCCATGAATTAGTGATatggtgaaaaataatgtaaagaaattctgTTATGTGAATCTACGTCCATTGGCCAGCACTCAAGTCTGAACTTATGCCTGCCAAAACCATCCACCTACTCACAGAAACGTACAATGGCTCTAGCAGCCACATACGCATCTGTAATAAACTGTCTGTTGAATTTCCAATACAAACCAGTATAAGGCAAAGCTGTGTCATCCCAACCTTACTATTCAATACTGTTTGTTATTGATGCAATTATAGGGCTTCATTGGCTGGCGCAGTATCCAATATGGCAAAACAGCTATGTAATAGTCTTAATGTTTGCTGATGATAGCGCTATATTTGGCGGATACTGATGATAAGGCAACAAACAACCTGTACAATATTGAGAGTGCAACACAGCCATATGGTCTCTAAATTAATGCTGATAAAACCAAGGTTTTAACGACTGATGGCTCCCATCTGCTGTTTCCCAAGCCAGAATGCAAATTGGGCAGGTTGACAATTTCCAATACCTTGGGTCATTAatccaagaaaagaaaatttcatcatccgCAAAAGGATTGGCAACTGCTGCCTTTGAACCATTGGACTGGTGCATATGGAGTAAACAAAATGTAGCATTTAAAACAGAGATCTGATATCccacactcttcagcaagctctctgatggtcagacATCGATTTGCCCaaaccagggtgttgattttgtctatgtgtgagtcgtcagttgacATGGAAGGATGTCCAGGACACTCAAtgtcttcaatcgactgacgactatctttaaaacgtccatgccacttaaaacatgttgCACGCTTCATAGCAACGTTGCTGTAAGCCATCTTGAGCATATTAAAAGTTTCACTCGCAGATTttcagagtttaacacaaaatttcacagcaactctttgctcgttcaagtcactcattTCGAAATCAGCGGAAcgaaaaaacacacttcacaaacaaccacatagctaagcaaccaataatgatatttgcaatcaaaaaactgcattgtaatcagctgatctgtacgaacatgGCGATGCCAAGCAGATTTGATTGGACTcgagcaattcaaacagtttatgtatttcttgaacagacctcatattcAAATTTCCATCAATCTATcctcagtagtttttgctgggtgttgaatATGAGTCAGTCacaacatgttttatatatatatatatatatatataattttatacaaataaaatacatatttgtatatgtatgtgtgtgtgtgtgtgcagacACAGCCACAttgtttcataaaatgtaattaagattTTGGCAATTTTAAATCAACActtgaaatataatgtattaacaaatttactgttaaatgaaaattaaatttcataccaACTGGATATTAAGCTTCTGTAAtgaaatgatacaaaataaaCCAAGTAGgtagatgatattaaaattattgttatagctataaaataaaagtaaatatatattcatacattgagctgtataattatttacaaaaaataaaattgccgtatgcaataaaataataaaaaataggaaataggTCTGTAAAAGAAGTTAGTAATATTCCATGGATGATTAGACAAAGATATCACTGAGttgttaaatcaaattttttaatatatactaaatGCATTTTTAACATAACTGTTTCCTCTTAAATTATACAGCTCAAgaattgtaatcaaaataaagaaGGGCTTACAATTCCTGGTTTCCCTAAAGAAGAGGTACAGAGAGATTTGATATGCATTAAATAATCCCTAAAGaagaaatttgatatatttaaagtCATCTGATAATCAAATTGTGCAGGCAAATTTTAATACTTGAATTCAGCATTAATATCTTACAATATAGAATTTTCACATAAACAGGAAAACATGCTACTActaaatattcagaaataatttttcattatagcaGAAATTCCCTCAttcaagaaaatagaaattatacacTAAATTACATTCCTActatgaatatatattagttaaaaaaaaaaaaaacagaatttgccAATTACCCACAATACAGTTTATTCTGGTCTGCTTAACAGAATGCAGATATTCATCATTTAGATGATCtcccacatcagaatttttaaacctattttaatattaacaatagtgTTTTTAAGGCATTATCTGCAGAGGATCCAAGACAATGACAACGACTGTTTAAACAGGCAGTGGAACATTTATATTACTAGAAAGTTTTTTACAATATGAGTTGCACAAAAATACCTGTACAGTGTAATCAGAATTAGAGTTAAAATATAAGTACACTTTTTTCTGTTTGTGATAAAACCGCATGACCTTTCAAGGTAAACAGCACtcatatgtattaaaaatgtgaaaacttttgttaaaaaagagaattttattttatcttaacaacaacaatattataaactaaacagagaaaaattccaacattataaatactgtataaataGTACGAAATGATGACaaggtatttttttctaattattgacCTAAATTATCaatgctttttaaatttcatgaccAGAATTTTATTGTtggtactataaataaaattctgtgaatAGAACAATTGaaatcataacatttaaaaataaacagagcaAAAACCATTACATATATGAAACTGAAAACAGGAATCTCTTGCCCTCTTTTCTACTACGGATCTCAATCAATCtgcaattaaaattatgattttacagATTCACCGATATGTATAATTGTAGACTACTTTTTCACAATAGCAGTGTGAGTACAGAGAGAATCTCAGGTACTAATCTTAATTATATAACAAGTAGGGACagttcatcaaattaaaaaattaaaagcgaagaaactaaaataaagaaaatgagagcaaaaataatatttattgtttaaaattatattaactaattgAAATAATTCTCCTAAAATATGCCATATTTCTATGGAAATTACCTGAGAATGATAGTTAACCAAGTAACTAAAAATGGCAGTTACCTGATTAACTACAATTTTCAGATGATTACATTCAACTAGTTTTAGTTCATCACTGAGTTTGAGCACATCTCTGTATcaactataataaaattgtacaatatgtaaaaaatgatCAACATccagttaactttttttttataaaccaatatttataacataatcttTTGTAAGGATATAACATATCTTAAAAGATTCCTTTTTGTATAATAGCTATGAAtggtaattttaaagaattaattagcTGTAACAAGGAAAAGAGTCTGGtacttagtgaaaaaaaattctggaaaaaagtaatttagaaacttacaaaacacCATAACTACCATTTGTggtattataattagttaaagaATCAGGTTTaacgataaattattataatctatttctTCACTTCTGAAGGTACCAATTTAActgaaacttaaatataaaaattaattttaatctcaatgaattgaaaattcattaaatctttattttactgatacTATTTAGAGATTCAGCAAAATGGAGACATTTACTTTGCTTCTGCAActcaactgaaaaattaataatgaaaaaaaattcttaattcgataaataataatataaaaataaaattacttgaagcaatataataaatctaataattagaCTAGGCAATAATTAAGTACAGAACACATCACATTTTACTATGAAGATAAAACCTaacttctttaaaagaaaacttctTTAGAAGAAGAGTGACTTAGCCTAACTTCTtgtaataaactatatataaagtGTTCAAATCAAGAactagcagaaaaaaaaattactaaaaatgttttgctATCGACAAAACATCTCGTTTTATAAGGATATTACATTACTTTCAGCTCAAAACATGGATTGACTACAAATTTCCAAtggatatcttttattttattttattaataaaaaatatgaacaagaGAATCTGAATtcgtaattatttacaaattcataaatgcTAGTACCATAATTATTACGGGATGGAAgaaatttatctcattttttaagtGGCCACAATCCcaagggttttttttaatggtcTAGTAGAAATAAGAGATCAGAAGTGTGATCTACCAATGGATGTGTTAATTCTCTTTttgatcttaaataataaaactttaactgTCATCATTTTAATAACTACTTTACACTTTGAATTGCACTggttcttcatatttttttcttttttttttttaaattaaaaaagttacaccagtaaatataaattcaatgtataaataattttccttcttcatcaatggaaaatataattcattataattaattaggacaacaataattaaatctatcgttaatacaataatttaaaaaaatctaaaaaaacaaaaataaatgttaaactaaATCATTATccatcattaaaataaactaaactacattgacaaaaataattcataatgtaaaaattaaattaatatgaaacgcttctctaataaaaaaaatataaggtaacaACTTTCGAagctcaataaataaaatttatcatcttttatctaaaaaaaaaatccccttgttttattactttaataatttgaaaaaatcaactatttttttatacctaaaaaaaataataaaataaaattaaatcagtctttgaaatttaatgaacacaacaaattttttattacaattttatgatagtttttcctatataaacttataataaattgaatagtaaagacgttgtgtgtgtgtatatacatatatatttatatatatatatatacatttacgatACCAGTGAAGtatacaaaacaattttgtaCTCTGTAAAAATACACAATACCTTTCatctatgaattttttaaagagctaattaatgttattaattaatatggaGGGTTAAGATTTCTAATAACATGGATGGATATTGTGattgtatttaaattctaatacTTAACAGTGATACAAAATGTCCACCTGTATCTACTATCacagataattttaattgaataattttaattatgcttCTGGTTGGACTTGGGCAGGAGGAATTTGTTCAGATGTTCTGCCTACATCACCTTCTTCACCTTCATCATCACCACcaccatcttcttcttcttcttcttcttcttcatcctGGTCAACAGGTTCATATACTGCTAGTCTCTGTTTTAATCTTGCTTTTTGTTCTTCTAATGCttgtacttttaattgtaaaGCTTCAACATTGCTTCGAAGATTTTCTAATTCAGCCATCTCAGGCCTATCagcacataaatttttaattacaaatctaTATTATTAACTGTTAAGGATAAAACTAAAAAGTTATACTAAAACAAGACTTTCTGGAGAATAGTTTGGAAACAtaaccattaatttaaaataatggttaTGCTCACAAAAAGAAgtatatgtacataaattatgGATTAGGTTTAAATTTGAGAAGTACAACATCTGACTTAACAAGATAGGAACTAAGCTATTAATTAGACAATACATGCAAACCTGGCTTGGAAACACACAAACTCCGAACGACCCTCCCCACACATCATACCATCTGATAAGACCAGAGTATTAGATATAATCACAGAGTTCCTACCCTGAGAATAGATAAACGTTATAGAAGATTGGGAAGATAAAAATGGGAATGATCAACCCAAAGAGAGAATGACTTGGAAGATCAGATAACCATTTGCCCAGAACAAACTAATATAAAAGTCAATCATGAAATATAAAGTTTgtctttaaagaataatatattacgAATCAATAGAaggaagattttatttatacCGAAAATAAAAGTGCATTTTACACCATATTAAGCCCAGTTCTTTTCTGTGTTATTCTagaatttcaatttctttgaaaaaaggcTGTAGGAATTGTGTTAAATTATGTGtggaaaattttgatgttttgtaactttactaatagattacataaacaaattagtgttcaagaatatttaaaaagagagTCAATCATTTAAGAATTAACAAATTTTCCCCAATGGCTGGTTTCAGAATagcataaaaaaatctgatgtgaacaccacatgacttccttgtatgcctattaaattacatatacatttttttgccgtacttcatttactttcatttgaaagtgagatataatcctccaattctttaataaagtggagagttacacaattgcattgtggtggaaccacattgtatcacattttttcaCAGTGTcattatcagcattttatattagtttatatattaattttgtttcatgtcgctcaagtagttatgtggtgtaagtgagaactgGTGATGTGGTGTAAAACAGAAATGTTCGGACCATGGACACATTGGTTCAATTCCGatttcatatacgtatatttttttaatttaaataatttgaattattaataattaattaaatttttttcttattgttttattgaattattatttattgtaaaacttttattacaaacagaggttaataaataattattaatatcaatatatgtaaattaaaaaaaaaaagttaaaaaaatatatgtatatgaagtctgatttgaaccgaagtgccttccccttgtaagatcaaaatatttcattaattaaaatttcatttgtctataactccggaaccaatgaaaataaataccacctatcatatatcgttgaaaagctctcaatgagggcttattactgcagttaagaaaaaatcaaaaatccaaatttgtttggatgtTGGGCTACACTGACTTCAGCCAGAGTTAAACACAGAATGTACTCCAGTAACAAACCTGTTTAAGAATTAACAACCTGAACTTGACTGTAAAATTATTCACACTTCCTATAGCCATATTACCTGTATAAACTTCATAATAGTGGAGGAATGGAATTTTCCAGAGTCCAGAAATAGTCAGTACAAAACTGTACACAGTTCACTACTTGCATCTGAGTAGTTTCTTATTACCCACTTTCACTTATTGTAAAGAGGCCTTCCTAGTCTAATTGAACATCATTATAACATTCAATATTACAAACATACAATACTTatgacttcaaaatttaatttctgtacttgtattttaaaatcattcatgtTTTCAGTTACTCAGAgaacaaatttattaatcaaaagaaataaacttgCTTGTTATAACCAAATACTAACTTCACTATTAGCTGGTTAAAACAAACTTTACATTAACAATATAGGAaaccaatcaatttttttatttttgcttgttaCAACCGGATTCTTGTTACAAATGACCTTGTTTTAAGCGACTTCTGCAGTACTTATTCAGTGTAGCAATTCTTGCTTTTCTTTTCTACCTAATGATAACAGAAATTCACAATTTATTCAGCTACTCATAGACAACTTCTTAACCTCATTATCACTTTTAAAATGAGTTGCcagaaagttaatttattttataaaaaaaaagaaaaaatgtaaaccaCTGGGGACCAAATCACATCTCTATGGTAGGTGTTTAAAATACTTCCCAAGCCAAATTTTTTATGCACTATGGAGTAGTCAAAGCCATCATCATGATGCATTGTTTTGTTGCTGAAGGGCATATTAACAGTGAAGTTAATGTTGTGTTTCACAAATCTAAGAATTTATGGTTCCAACTGGCATTTGACAATGAGAAAGAAATCTTTCAGGTTCCAGAAAATGTTAACCTCATTATGCTTAGGTTGCTTGACCTTTCTACAATCTTTAAAGTATTCCTGAATGATGCCAACTACTGACAGGCTACTTTCAGCAATGTATACAGATCTGTGTTTTATCAATGCAACAATGATATCCACTggcttcttgtttattttgattgaaaaatatcaAGGCTGCTCCCATTAGCTTTTTCTTGTCTTCTTCAGAAAATCGTCGAAGAAACCATCcaataaatgtttcttaaatcCAAGGTGTTAACAGAGTTTCATTTATAAGAGACTATCTTCTAAATCTGAAGAAATTTGTTTCCATTAAGAGAGCTATCTTTTTACTacctttacaaatttatttgttgattttttgctTCAACAATAAGAGAagcttattcaaaataatttttattgtgaaaatatgaTTATAGAACATGATCATTTTTTCATGCTTGTTATTCACAACCTCAACATTACAcacttttgttatttactgtCAAATTTCCACTGGCTaaacttttcttcatttaaaaattttgaatttaatatttatgagattttctattttatctaacattttaaaagtttagggaaacagtaataatatttagtCATGAAAACTGAGTCAGACtgcattaataaaacataaaactgacagtggtttgtattatttttgggaGGTCATATACGTGAGCATAGTGTACAATTGTTATTTTCCtataatgcaattttaaaaatagtattttttaaagtaactttcaCACCTGTCATTGTGATTAGTATACCATATAAAACATAAACCTTattgcatttaataataaattcagtgctcaaagtaaataaaatcatatatgcttacatataataattcttattacatTCTACAAATCTCAATTGACTATTTTACATTGAACTTGAAGAAACTTAGGTGAGCCATTCAGATAAAATGGCATAGTATACTATCATCCGGTGTTGTTTTCTTGCATGCAACATTCTCCCTCACAGTGCTCGAAGAACTCAAGAACTTCTGAATCAATTCCAATGGGACATCTTTAATCATTCCTcttacagcctggacttggcatCAAGTGATTTTCATTTCTTCACTCATATGAAGAAATATGCCATGGAAGGTTGGCTAGGTACCCAGGTGGCTGAATTATATGAAGATATTTGTAAATTGGTGAAACGCTATGAAAAATgctcaatttttttgtatgtttacagTTAAGTAGGCCTAAATATATACTGGATGGAAAATATTGTACATCTTATGCTCTTTAACATAGTTTTTGTTTGAACTGAATATCTTTAAAATCCAAGAAGCTACAGCGTTTAACACAAacctctgtaaaataaaaaataggctaATGCACCAATACATAACGGTCgcacaaaaaaatctaaaaaaattaatgaatacctGTCTCTCAGTAGATTACAAACTTAggtaaagagtaaataaattttgtcagcAACCATCAACTATGTTGATTTGATATGGATTGACCCGGggcctacttttttttttcaattttttcaaggcaaatttcatataaatcactaaatttaccccttaatttgggtccaagaATTGTAGTTTGGCATAATTCTAACAAAGGTGCAGAAACCTGGGCAAAATCTTTAACTAGTTGACAATTACTAAGAAGTGTTATCTacataaactttcttctttatatttttaccagCAGAATATGTCCTAAATGTTtcttacattctttgtgaataacTTTTTATAAGAGGTGAACCAAATTAATTCCTGAAACGCACTTGAAAAACATGCGTTTGAAACCTGTGTAATAATTAATGGCTATTATCATCTTCTAACTACTCCCATTGTACATCTGTACATTGGTATACCCAATTCTGGCAGCCTCAAACTTTTTTACTGGAACAATCTTGAGTTCCTTTATTAAATTATGCAACTGTGCTGGAAATCAGTAATGTCAGAAATTCTTTtcattcatctttatttttatgaataactatCAACAACAAGGGTCTAAGTTAGTTAAATAAGCAGGATGACTTATTTTGGTAATTGATTTTTAGATCAGAAACTATGAGTGCACTATAGTTTGATACACTGTCAGGCTACAATTCAGGTCTTTtcctctgaaaaaaatataatcttttcagCACTATTAATCTTTTGTTAACAACTGACTGCACACTTTAATCATTAGTAATACCATTTTTTGTCCCAAACCTTGAACTCTTTTCACATCTACAGCCACCATTTTTGTTTTCGGCTGcccattttttttcacatttgtgAATCTCTTATGACACTCAATTTTTTCAGAGCGTCTCTGGCATATGCCACTTTCATAGTTCAACACTTTAGCAGCAGTTTTACTGGTTTTCTCCCAAAATTTGATAATATACTCTACTCTTAATTTTGATCACTCATTCTAACAATGTTTACATAGAACTACATTGTTCACAGTACAGCTTGAGATTTTTACAAgcattatttaaaacatgaataatCACAATTACTAATATGATTCCAACCAAATTACCATGTAAGTGAAACTATGTGGCTGTTTCAGGAATTAAATTGCCACA
This DNA window, taken from Lycorma delicatula isolate Av1 chromosome 7, ASM4794821v1, whole genome shotgun sequence, encodes the following:
- the LOC142327767 gene encoding c-Myc-binding protein gives rise to the protein MSSNTQGSYRPIDSKREEFRKYLERAGVMDALTKVLVMLYEEADKPQDAMEFVIKNLCADRPEMAELENLRSNVEALQLKVQALEEQKARLKQRLAVYEPVDQDEEEEEEEEDGGGDDEGEEGDVGRTSEQIPPAQVQPEA